The following proteins are co-located in the Vigna angularis cultivar LongXiaoDou No.4 chromosome 2, ASM1680809v1, whole genome shotgun sequence genome:
- the LOC108329446 gene encoding chaperone protein dnaJ A6, chloroplastic, whose protein sequence is MAISTFASTSATQWGIRPQIFAGSTVGRIASFKNNVSSKLSFMAAPNSSFCSRDSSRALFDKVSLQKLHGRRGSRLIVRADADYYSILGVSKNSSKSEIKSAYRKLARSYHPDVNKEPEAEKKFKEISNAYEVLSDDEKRSIYDTYGEAGLKGSGMGMGDFSNPFDLFETLFEGMGGMGGSRSSWNGAVEGEDEYYSLVLNFKEAVFGVEKEIEIRRLENCGTCNGSGAKPGTKSSKCNTCGGQGRVVQSTRTPLGIFQQSMTCSSCNGAGEISTPCNTCSGEGRVRKTKRISIKVPAGVDSGSRLRVRNEGNAGRRGGPPGDLFVVLEVIPDPVLKRDDTNILYTCKISYIDAILGTTVKVPTVDGMVDLKIPAGTQPSSTLVMSKKGVPLLNKKNMRGDQLVRVQVEIPKKLSKDERKLIEELADLSKGKTAATSGRR, encoded by the exons ATGGCCATTTCTACTTTTGCCAGTACATCAGCTACTCAATGGGGAATTCGTCCTCAGATTTTTGCGGGATCGACAGTGGGGAGGATTGCATCATTCAAGAATAA TGTTTCAAGCAAGCTAAGCTTCATGGCTGCCCCAAATTCAAGCTTCTGTTCTCGAGATTCCTCGCGTGCTCTTTTTGACAAAGTTTCTTTGCAGAAATTACATGGTCGCAGGGGATCAAGGTTGATAGTTAGAGCAGATGCA GATTACTATTCTATCCTTGGGGTCTCAAAAAATTCTAGTAAATCTGAAATTAAGAGTG CTTATCGGAAGCTTGCCCGGAGTTATCATCCTGATGTTAACAA AGAACCTGaagcagaaaagaaatttaaagaaattagtAATGCATACGAG GTCTTGTCAGATGATGAGAAAAGATCCATATATGATACATATGGAGAGGCTGGTCTTAAAGGTTCAGGAATGGGCATGGGG GATTTCAGCAATCCTTTTGACCTGTTTGAGACACTGTTTGAGGGTATGGGTGGCATGGGGGGCAGTAGAAGTTCTTGGAATGGAGCAGTTGAGGGTGAAGACGAGTATTACAGTCTTGTTTTGAACTTCAAAGAAGCTGTTTTTGGGGTGGAAAAGGAGATTGAGATTCGACGATTAGAGAACTGTGGAACTTGCAATGGTTCGGGAGCTAAACCAGGGACCAAATCATCTAAGTGTAACACTTGTGGTGGTCAGGGTCGGGTTGTTCAATCGACGAGGACTCCATTAGGCATCTTTCAGCAGTCTATGACTTGCTCTTCTTGCAATGGAGCTGGTGAAATTTCAACACCTTGCAATACATGTTCTGGGGAAGGACGGGTGAGGAAGACAAAGCGGATAAGTATCAAGGTTCCTGCTGGTGTGGATTCTGGAAGCCGGTTAAGGGTCCGCAATGAAGGTAATGCTGGAAGGCGTGGGGGTCCTCCTGGTGACCTCTTTGTTGTTCTTGAAGTTATCCCAGATCCGGTGCTTAAACGGGATGACACAAACATTTTATACACCTGTAAAATATCTTACATTGATGCAATCTTGGGGACTACTGTTAAGGTTCCTACTGTAGATGGCATGGTGGATTTAAAAATCCCAGCTGGGACTCAACCAAGCTCAACACTTGTTATGAGTAAGAAAGGTGTTCCCCTGCTGAACAAGAAGAATATGAGGGGTGATCAATTGGTCAGGGTGCAAGTTGAAATCCCCAAAAAACTGAGCAAAGATGAGAGAAAACTTATTGAGGAACTTGCTGATTTAAGCAAAGGCAAGACTGCTGCCACCAGTGGTAGGAGATAA
- the LOC108328944 gene encoding uncharacterized protein LOC108328944 isoform X5, which yields MGKKCLTFTKASGVIDSEDMDLVVDRILKLMLAILKGLCNCNTSMIPECALQWAPIFKSGRSSLLSFIRKLLHEDLCLFHFRSNVISAMNDLMEISEEEVIHLLQSFCEKMQLDILNSDLVDGTSEEAPLARVCSRLQKIISCWKEKIIDIARADVLCEIDEGMLAHLWGAVNCYSHMCIVGGNPSLMVELMDALDHLLTAKAGYIGDMSKRALESIIGAALSSYNRLCNHSFCGADETEKFLSLAKRYKLSPPVLLAVADYLEFKYGSSLENNGCRIYNPELEEKTADAVAIFSDNLNHSDKEIRISTLKILSHCKPLVWESSSVGEAADMKKKTEVSPTSNADFTENNALLLLLSLETTPISISTSRSIQLLISKIQMKLSAGRIPNVHVPLVLNGLLGVLNNRFSHLWNPVLECIAVLISVHLSHVWDSLVDYIEKCQAIFLTPCNLHASDNGALFGHPAGLLDCFKFFVCHASDSTPTGTILVLLLQALQKIPAVIEPHSRQFIPLFLKFLGYNTLDLASVGLFDSVSCEGKEWKTVLKEWLNLLKLMKNPKSFYCGQFLKGVLQNRLLEENDPEIQMRVLDCLLIWKDDYVLPYIEHLRNLINSKNLREELTTWSLSRESEYIEECHRAYLVPLVIRLLMPRVRKLKGLASRKKASICHRKAILSFVAGVDVIELPLFFALLIKPLQIVKKTDGPANLFWTLPTGSINEFQDAALLEYFTFDNIANLSWKKKYGFLHVIEDIVAVFDELHIRPFLDLLVGCVVRLLESCTLSLSANLNRLPSEQNNCSPKNSIGEDSVPTDQIKMSGNLNQLKDMRSLCLKIISLVLNKYEDHEFCSDWWDKFFSAVKPLIEKFKQETASSEKPSSLLSCFTAMSANNKLVALLSWKESLVPDIFSIISVNSASETVVYCVLKFVENLLNLDNQFNGEDNAAQTVLLSNIEVLMDSMCCLFGRDNAVKRKLIKSPGETVIRIFKFLPKYIRDAELAKQFVDILLLFMEKNTQNSDVWVEVLQVIQNILPTLGHESTTKILRAVSPLYISAELDMRLRICDLLDALVASNASILPMAKLLRQLNTTSTLGWLDHDAILDAYGIINIDFFGNVQVEQALLILSHCVHDMSSEETTFMCSAHSSLLSFVDFSALILHQEENSEEHMSVTKNTDNCWTKSCIQRVAKKFLLKHMADAMDGSLSVIKGWIKLLHQMVLKLPEVSNLKSLMVLCNEDGEAVFFDNISDSVIRKRVKALSWFRNVVSVNKLSEFITEKVFLRLFFNMLFDEKEEKAEHMKNACIETIASVAGQMGWKSYNTLLIRCLRGASSSSDKQKLFIRLICCILDKFHFYDKEPKEPLDGVSGIEMRDTDVNKEIQTCLCKNVLPKIQKLLDSESEKVNVNISLAALKLLKLLPGDVMDLYLPTIVHRISNFLKSHLESIRDEARSALASCLKELGLEYLQFIVKVLQSTLKRGYELHVLGYTLNFILSKCLSTPVVGKIDYCLEDLLSVIENDILGDVGDQKEVEKIASKMKETRKKKSLESLKFVAQNITFKSYALKLLAPVTSHLQKHITPNVKGKLESMLHHMATGIESNPSVDQTDLFIFIYGIVEDGLKDEISWHDNKLLQLEDKVSHVKTKRISKGPVVAKGLLCSHLITVFGLRIFHKRMKSLKQDAKDENTLSLLDPFVKLLCDGLSSKYEDILSISLLCLAILVRLPLPSLQQHAERLKASLLDIAQGSVSSSSPLMQSCLKLQSVLLRNTKISLTSDQINSLIHLPIFLDIEKNPSLDALSLLKGIVSRKLVVPEIYDLVTRVAELMVTSQIEAIRKKCSKIFLQFLLDYRLSEKRLQQHLDFLLLNLGYEHSTGRESLLEMIHAIIVKFPKSALDEQSNILFLHLVVCLANDDDNIVRSMAETAIKKLVSSVSPNSFKSILDCGLSWYLEGKQQLCGAQVLGLLIEVKKKGFREHTNSILPVTKHIFRSAIDAVTNRKEGFSDESVIPLWKEAYYSLVMLEKMINQFGDLCFAEYLEDIWEAICEMLLHPHSRVRNISVRLIALYFAHVTDASRENHGTSLRSYFIMSPSRLFLIATSLCCQLKMPLINDSDSSLMTQIFIFAICGVHSLMGQSACIDPPAFWSTLSQQEKDQFLKAFNLLDSRKGRSMFMSSSTASIYEHSNQLNVDNAQRALVSLLLKKMGKIALQMDAIQSGIVFNSFGNIMAQISQDDRLYYAHVILLPLYKVCEGFAGKVVIESVKKLAEDTCRKLENILGTHNFVQVYNHIRKNLMLKRNKRRQEEKQMAVINPMRNAKRRLRISAKNRANKKRKIMKLKESFRAGIKPMRNPKRKLRVSAENHANKKRKNL from the exons GTTACATTGGAGATATGTCTAAAAGGGCCTTGGAAAGCATTATAGGTGCGGCATTAAGTTCTTACAACAGATTGTGCAATCACAGTTTCTGTGGAGCTGATGAAACTGAGAAGTTTTTAAGTCTTGCAAAACGATATAAATTGTCTCCACCAGTGTTGTTGGCTGTTGCTGATTATTTGGAATTCAAGTATGG TTCTTCATTGGAAAACAATGGGTGTAGAATTTATAATCCAGAGCTCGAAGAAAAGACAGCAGATGCAGTGGCAATTTTTTCTGATAATTTGAATCACTCAGACAAGGAGATTCGCATTTCAACTCTAAAAATACTAAGCCACTGTAAACCTTTAGTTTGGGAAAGTTCTTCAGTGGGCGAGGCAGCtgatatgaaaaagaaaactgaaGTTTCTCCAACTTCCAATGCTGATTTCACAGAAAATAAT GCTCTGCTGTTGCTCCTATCCCTAGAAACAACTCCTATTTCAATTTCTACAAGCAGAAGCATTCAGCTATTGATTTCCAAGATTCAGATGAAACTATCTGCTGGAAGGATTCCTAATGTTCATGTGCCTCTGGTTTTGAATGGATTGCTGGGCGTCTTGAATAATCGATTTAGCCACCTATGGAATCCTGTATTAGAATGCATTGCTGTCTTGATTAGTGTACATCTTTCACATGTATGGGATAGTCTTGTGGATTATATAGAAAAGTGTCAAGCAATATTTCTTACCCCTTGTAACTTGCACGCTAGTGACAATGGTGCTTTGTTTGGTCATCCAGCTG GTCTACTTGattgtttcaaattttttgtCTGCCATGCATCTGATAGCACACCGACTGGAACAATATTAGTGCTATTACTGCAAGCTTTGCAAAAAATTCCAGCTGTTATCGAACCTCACTCTCGGCAATTCATtcctttatttttgaaatttttgggCTACAACACTCTTGATCTTGCAAG CGTGGGATTGTTTGATTCTGTTTCTTGTGAAGGCAAAGAGTGGAAGACTGTCTTGAAAGAATGGTTAAACTTGTTGAAGCTAATGAAAAATCCCAAGTCATTTTACTGCGGCCAGTTTCTTAAGGGGGTTCTGCAGAATAG GCTTTTAGAAGAAAATGATCCTGAAATACAGATGCGAGTTTTGGATTGCTTGTTAATCTGGAAGGATGATTACGTTTTACCATATATTGAGCATTTAAGAAACTTGATTAATTCCAAAAATTTAAGGGAGGAACTGACAACATGGAGTTTATCGAGAGAATCTGAATATATTGAAGAATGCCACCGAGCTTATCTTGTGCCATTAGTTATCCGTCTTTTGATGCCAAGAGTAAGAAAGTTGAAAGGACTTGCATCTCGAAAG AAAGCGAGCATTTGTCACCGGAAAGCTATTCTGAGTTTTGTAGCTGGAGTTGATGTCATTGAGTTGCCTCTTTTCTTTGCGCTACTGATAAAGCCCTTGCAAATAGTGAAGAAAACAGATGGGCCTGCTAATTTGTTTTGGACTTTACCTACAGGTTCTATTAATGAATTTCAAGATGCTGCTTTGTTGGAATATTTCACTTTCGACAATATAGCAAATCTATCctggaaaaagaaatatggttttTTGCATGTCATTGAAGACATAGTTGCAGTTTTTGATGAATTGCATATTAGGCCATTTCTTGATCTTCTAGTGGGCTGTGTTGTCCGGTTATTAGAGAGCTGCACTTTAAGTCTTAGTGCAAATTTGAACAGGCTTCCTTCAGAGCAGAATAATTGTAGCCCTAAAAACTCTATTGGGGAGGACAGTGTTCCAACAGACCAAATCAAG ATGAGTGGTAATTTGAATCAGCTGAAGGATATGAGATCTCTATGCCTGAAAATTATTTCTCTTGTGCTCAATAAGTACGAAGATCATGAATTTTGTTCTGATTGGTGGGACAAATTCTTTTCTGCAGTAAAACCTCTTATTGAGAAATTTAAACAGGAGACTGCTAGTAGTGAGAAACCAAGTTCACTGTTATCTTGCTTTACGGCAATGAGTGCAAACAATAAACTTGTAGCACTATTATCCTGGAAAGAAAGTCTTGTACCGGATATATTTTCCATTATCTCTGTCAATTCAGCTTCTGAAACTGTTGTATATTGTGTTTTAAAGTTTGTTGAAAACTTATTAAACCTTGACAATCAGTTTAATGGTGAAGACAACGCTGCTCAAACAGTTTTACTTTCAAACATAGAAGTACTGATGGACAGCATGTGCTGTTTATTTGGAAGAGATAATGCAGTCAAGAG AAAGCTGATCAAATCTCCTGGGGAGACAGTGATaagaattttcaaatttttaccCAAGTACATCAGAGATGCAGAGTTGGCAAAGCAATTTGTGGACATCTTGCTATTGTTTATGGAAAAGAATACTCAAAATTCTG ATGTCTGGGTTGAAGTTTTGCAAGTCATTCAGAATATTTTACCAACACTAGGACATGAAAGTACCACTAAAATTCTAAGGGCTGTTTCTCCATTATATATTTCGGCTGAGTTGGATATGCGTTTGAGAATCTGTGATCTTCTTGATGCTCTTGTAGCTTCCAATGCATCTATACTCCCAATG GCAAAGCTTCTCCGTCAGCTGAATACAACGTCTACTTTGGGTTGGCTAGATCATGATGCCATTTTGGATGCTTACGGAATcattaatattgatttctttGGAAATGTTCAAGTGGAGCAAGCATTACTTATTTTATCACATTGTGTGCATGACATGTCATCAGAAGAAACAACTTTTATGTGTAGTGCGCATAGTTCATTGCTGTCTTTTGTTGATTTTTCTGCTCTCATCCTTCACCAAGAAGAAAACAGTGAAGAACATATGTCTGTGACAAAAAACACTGATAATTGTTGGACAAAATCTTGCATCCAGCGTGTAGCCAAGAAATTTCTCTTGAAGCATATGGCAGATGCGATGGATGGATCACTTTCAGTTATAAAG GGATGGATAAAATTGTTACATCAAATGGTGTTGAAGCTTCCAGAAGTGTCAAACCTTAAATCACTTATGGTTTTGTGCAACGAAGATGGTGAAGCagttttttttgacaatataaGTGACTCAGTG ATACGTAAGAGAGTTAAGGCATTGTCATGGTTTCGAAATGTTGTCAGTGTGAACAAGCTTTCAGAG TTCATCACTGAGAAAGTGTTCCTGCGACTCTTCTTCAACATGTTGTTtgatgagaaagaagaaaaggcaGAACATATGAAAAATGCATGCATAGAGACCATTGCTTCTGTAGCTGGTCAGATGGGATGGAAATCATACAATACATTATTGATCAGATGTCTTCGAGGTGCATCCAGTAGTTCAGATAAACAGAAACTCTTTATACGCCTAATTTGCTGTATTTTGGataaatttcacttttatgATAAAGAACCTAAGGAACCTCTGGATGGGGTTTCTGGCATAGAGATGAGGGATACGGATGTGAACAAAGAGATACAGACATGCCTATGTAAAAATGTGCTTCCAAAGATACAAAAGTTACTGGATTCTGAATCTGAAAAGGTCAACGTAAATATCAGTCTTGCTGCACTGAAGCTTCTTAAATTACTTCCTGGAGATGTGATGGACTTGTATCTTCCAACAATTGTTCACCGAATATCGAACTTCTTGAAGAGCCATCTAGAAAGCATCCGTGATGAAGCTAGGTCTGCATTGGCCAGTTGTTTGAAAGAACTTGGATTGGAATACTTGCAGTTCATTGTCAAGGTTTTGCAATCTACCTTGAAGCGAGGATATGAACTTCATGTCTTAGGAtacacacttaattttattttgtccaAGTGTCTTTCAACTCCAGTTGTTGGAAAGATAGATTACTGTTTGGAGGATCTCCTTTCTGTGATAGAGAATGACATTCTTGGAGATGTTGGCGATCAAAAAGAGGTGGAAAAGATAGCttcaaaaatgaaagaaacacgGAAGAAAAAGTCATTGGAAAGCTTGAAATTTGTGGCCCAAAATATAACATTCAAAAGCTATGCCCTGAAGCTCCTTGCACCAGTGACTTCTCATTTGCAGAAGCACATAACACCAAATGTAAAAGGAAAATTGGAAAGTATGTTACATCATATGGCTACTGGTATTGAAAGCAATCCCTCTGTAGATCAGACTGATCTATTTATCTTCATTTATGGCATTGTTGAAGATGGATTAAAAGACGAAATCAGTTGGCATGACAATAAGTTGTTGCAATTGGAAGATAAAGTTAGCCATGTTAAAACAAAGAGAATTTCTAAAGGCCCTGTTGTTGCTAAGGGTTTGTTGTGTTCACACCTTATTACAGTGTTTGGTCTCAGAATATTTCATAAACGTATGAAGAGTTTGAAACAGGATGCAAAAGATGAAAATACTTTATCCTTATTAGACCCTTTTGTCAAGCTTTTATGTGATGGCTTGTCCTCGAAGTATGAAGATATCCTGTCAATTTCCCTTCTATGCCTTGCTATACTGGTAAGGTTGCCTTTACCATCCCTTCAACAACATGCTGAGAGATTAAAGGCTTCTCTGTTGGATATTGCCCAGGGTTCAGTCAGCTCTAGCAGTCCTTTAATGCAGTCATGTTTAAAATTGCAGTCTGTGCTTTTGAGGAACACTAAAATTTCTCTCACCTCAgatcaaataaattcattaattcacCTTCCTATATTTCTTGATATTGAAAAAAATCCATCATTGGATGCCCTATCACTTCTAAAGGGTATTGTCAGCCGCAAGCTTGTGGTACCTGAAATATATGATCTTGTTACTAGGGTTGCTGAATTGATGGTGACAAGTCAAATTGAAGCAATTCGCAAAAAATGCAGTAAAATTTTCTTGCAATTTCTGCTGGATTATAGACTTTCAGAGAAACGCTTGCAACAACATTTGGATTTCCTGCTCTTAAATTTGGG TTATGAGCATTCAACTGGACGGGAATCTCTTCTTGAAATGATTCATGCTATTATTGTCAAATTTCCAAAAAGTGCTTTGGATGAACaatctaatatattatttctcCATTTGGTAGTTTGCTTAGCCaatgatgatgataatattGTTCGTTCTATGGCTGAAACTGCTATAAAGAAGCTTGTTAGTTCTGTCAGTCCTAATTCATTTAAATCTATTCTTGATTGTGGTCTTTCTTGGTATTTGGAAGGCAAGCAACAACTATGCGGTGCCCAG GTTCTGGGACTGCTGATTgaagtgaaaaagaaaggatTTCGTGAACATACAAATTCTATCTTGCCTGTGACTAAACACATCTTTAGGTCTGCCATAGATGCAGTTACCAACAGGAAAGAGGGCTTTTCAGATGAATCTGTCATTCCTCTTTGGAAGGAGGCTTACTATTCTCTTGTTATGTTAGAGAAAATGATCAACCAATTCGGCGATTTATGCTTTGCAGAGTATCTTGAG GATATATGGGAAGCAATATGTGAAATGCTGTTGCACCCACATTCACGGGTACGAAACATATCAGTTCGCCTCATAGCCCTCTACTTTGCGCATGTAACAGATGCTAGCAGAGAAAATCATGGCACCTCCTTAAGGAGTTATTTTATTATGAGTCCAAGTAGACTATTTCTAATAGCTACTTCTCTTTGCTGCCAACTAAAAATGCCGCTCATAAATGATTCTGACAGCAGCCTGATGACCCAGATTTTTATCTTTGCTATCTGTGGTGTCCATTCTTTGATGGGGCAAAGTGCATGTATAGATCCCCCTGCTTTCTGGTCTACTCTGTCGCAACAAGAAAAGGATCAATTTCTTAAAGCATTTAACTTACTTGATTCAAGAAAAGGAAGAAGCATGTTCATGTCTTCATCTACTGCTTCTATATATGAACACAGCAATCAGCTGAATGTTGACAATGCTCAACGTGCATTAGTCTCATTATTGCTCAAGAAAATGGGGAAGATTGCCCTTCAAATGGATGCTATTCAG TCGGGAATAGTCTTCAACAGTTTTGGGAATATTATGGCACAGATTAGTCAGGATGACCGCCTATACTATGCACACGTGATCTTGTTACCTCTATACAAAGTTTGTGAAGGATTTGCTGGAAAAGTTGTAATTG AGAGCGTCAAGAAGTTGGCGGAAGACACCTGTAGAAAACTAGAGAATATTTTGGGAACTcacaactttgtgcaagtttacaACCATATCAGGAAGAACCTTATGTTGAAAAGAAACAAGAGGAGACAAGAAGAAAAGCAAATGGCAGTTATCAATCCGATGCGTAATGCCAAACGGAGGTTGAGAATTTCTGCTAAGAATCGTGCtaacaaaaagagaaagattatgaaattaaaagaatcGTTCAGGGCAGGTATCAAACCGATGCGTAATCCCAAACGGAAGTTGAGAGTTTCTGCTGAGAATCATGCtaacaaaaagagaaagaatttaTAG